The Algoriphagus sp. TR-M9 genome has a window encoding:
- a CDS encoding alpha/beta fold hydrolase, with product MKSNFIFCLNPSKFILTLLLIMVFGGIFSKGIFAADPPGIPDGWSDGYAYVNGIRLHYYQAIPAPDKPVVVMVHGVTDIGLCWTTLSWELQDDYNIYMLDTRGHGLSDPFTQNDDGETLVKDVVGFVKSMGFEKPILMGHSMGAATVMRIGAEYPDLAKAIVMLDPFLARLETRREEPATPAKKPQEETTKQVSAKKISINMFGDPETLVKQNNYAFEDLVELGKKQSPKWDIVDVQYWALSKKQYHGAYTPEAQRAMSGTMRTEGALEKIQVPSLILKADASPEAKAANNKAVDGLELVKLLHLEGTGHNLHHDDLQTTTEEIKAFLHASLSY from the coding sequence ATGAAATCGAATTTCATTTTTTGCTTGAATCCAAGCAAGTTCATCCTAACGCTACTTCTAATAATGGTCTTTGGAGGTATTTTCTCCAAGGGCATTTTTGCTGCAGATCCTCCGGGTATTCCTGATGGTTGGAGTGATGGATATGCCTATGTCAATGGCATTAGGCTGCATTATTATCAGGCTATCCCTGCGCCTGATAAGCCAGTGGTAGTGATGGTTCACGGCGTTACAGACATTGGTCTTTGCTGGACTACATTGAGCTGGGAGCTGCAGGATGATTATAATATCTACATGCTAGATACCCGTGGTCATGGGCTTTCTGATCCTTTTACCCAAAATGATGATGGAGAAACTCTGGTGAAGGACGTAGTTGGCTTTGTGAAATCAATGGGGTTCGAAAAGCCAATATTAATGGGGCATTCTATGGGGGCTGCTACAGTCATGAGAATAGGAGCAGAATATCCTGATTTGGCAAAAGCTATAGTCATGCTTGACCCTTTCCTAGCACGATTGGAGACGCGCAGAGAAGAACCAGCCACTCCAGCGAAAAAACCACAAGAGGAAACTACTAAACAGGTAAGTGCAAAAAAGATCTCTATCAATATGTTTGGCGATCCAGAGACCTTGGTAAAGCAAAACAACTATGCTTTCGAAGATTTGGTGGAATTGGGTAAAAAGCAAAGCCCTAAATGGGATATAGTAGACGTACAATATTGGGCACTTTCTAAAAAACAATATCATGGAGCTTATACCCCAGAAGCGCAGCGGGCTATGAGCGGAACCATGAGAACGGAAGGAGCTTTGGAGAAAATCCAAGTACCATCACTCATCCTAAAAGCTGATGCATCTCCCGAGGCCAAGGCTGCCAATAACAAGGCAGTTGATGGACTTGAGCTGGTGAAACTCCTGCATCTGGAGGGAACTGGGCACAATTTGCACCACGACGATCTACAAACTACAACTGAGGAAATAAAAGCATTTCTACACGCTTCCCTTTCCTATTAA
- a CDS encoding polysaccharide biosynthesis protein, giving the protein MNFLTRLKILPRWIIATLDSIILFNCALFGYLVRFNFELDQIEEGNALGGSIFFMLGGLLVMQNTHSYEGIVRHTGFRDGSNIFKTVLINFVLFLFLSFFHGNFLNQQYLLPTSVLIIASLSSLFMLIFYRLVVKELFVYLKNGFLVKELKNGVIFGAGEAGIIAQEAINRDSKSLFNTVAFLDDDPKKEGKNIDGRRIYKGLSGLEKLVEEFGVTELIIAVRDLTVHRKNEIMDECLRLKISVSIVPPVDQWLNGGLTVGAIREVKIEDLLSREPIILDNPKLHEELYNKVILVTGAAGSIGSELCRQISHYNPKLLVMLDIAESALYDVEQEFKENRINCPIKVVLGDIKNKKKLKEVFRTFRPEVVFHAAAYKHVPMMENYPEEAILSNVIGTKFLADISVLAKVEKFVFVSTDKAVNPTNVMGASKRAAEMYVQALNEYLAQNHNNFHTKFITTRFGNVLGSNGSVIPLFKKQILRGGPITVTHPEITRYFMTISEACQLVLEAGIMGDGGKIYVFDMGEPVKILELAKKMIQLSGKKVDEDIKIIFSGLREGEKLFEELLNDFEILKITHHPKIMIAQVPPSSYHKIDGQIELFNDLVTKQSENEVVAHLKVIVPEFISNSSRFEVLDRLN; this is encoded by the coding sequence ATGAATTTTTTGACTCGGTTAAAAATTCTTCCGCGATGGATTATTGCAACATTGGATTCTATCATATTATTCAATTGCGCTCTGTTTGGTTACCTGGTCAGATTTAATTTTGAGTTAGATCAGATAGAGGAAGGTAATGCTTTAGGTGGAAGTATATTTTTTATGCTTGGTGGATTGCTGGTTATGCAAAATACACATAGTTATGAAGGAATTGTCAGGCATACTGGATTTAGGGATGGTTCAAATATTTTTAAAACAGTCCTGATCAATTTTGTTCTTTTTCTGTTTCTCAGTTTCTTTCATGGTAATTTCCTTAATCAACAGTATTTGTTGCCTACTTCGGTATTGATTATAGCTAGTTTATCTTCCTTGTTTATGCTGATTTTTTACAGGCTTGTGGTAAAGGAGCTATTTGTATACCTAAAGAATGGTTTTCTGGTCAAGGAATTGAAAAACGGAGTGATTTTCGGAGCAGGAGAAGCTGGTATAATAGCTCAGGAGGCTATTAATCGAGACAGTAAAAGCCTTTTCAACACGGTAGCATTTCTTGATGATGATCCAAAGAAAGAGGGAAAGAATATAGACGGAAGACGGATATACAAAGGTCTTTCAGGCCTAGAAAAGTTGGTGGAAGAGTTTGGTGTTACTGAATTGATAATTGCAGTTCGGGATCTTACCGTTCACCGCAAAAATGAGATCATGGACGAGTGCCTGCGCCTGAAAATCTCCGTTTCCATAGTGCCTCCAGTTGATCAATGGCTGAATGGAGGGCTTACTGTAGGGGCCATTCGGGAAGTAAAAATCGAGGATTTACTAAGCCGTGAACCAATTATTTTAGATAATCCAAAACTACACGAGGAATTATATAATAAGGTGATTTTGGTAACAGGAGCTGCAGGCTCCATAGGTTCTGAGTTGTGTAGACAAATCTCTCATTACAATCCTAAGCTATTGGTGATGTTGGATATCGCTGAATCAGCATTATATGATGTGGAGCAGGAGTTTAAAGAAAACCGAATTAACTGCCCTATTAAGGTGGTTTTGGGAGATATCAAAAATAAAAAGAAGCTCAAGGAGGTTTTTAGAACTTTCAGGCCAGAGGTGGTCTTTCATGCCGCAGCTTACAAGCATGTGCCTATGATGGAAAACTATCCAGAGGAAGCCATACTTTCCAATGTTATAGGTACCAAGTTTTTGGCTGATATCTCCGTATTAGCTAAGGTGGAGAAGTTTGTCTTTGTATCCACAGATAAGGCTGTGAACCCTACCAATGTTATGGGAGCCAGTAAGCGGGCTGCAGAAATGTATGTACAAGCTTTGAATGAATATTTGGCTCAAAATCACAATAATTTTCATACCAAATTTATTACTACTAGATTCGGAAATGTACTGGGGTCGAATGGATCTGTTATTCCCTTATTTAAAAAGCAGATTTTAAGAGGAGGCCCCATTACTGTTACCCACCCTGAAATTACCCGGTATTTCATGACTATTTCAGAGGCTTGCCAACTGGTGCTGGAAGCCGGGATCATGGGAGATGGAGGAAAAATCTACGTGTTTGATATGGGTGAACCGGTGAAGATTTTAGAGCTAGCTAAGAAAATGATTCAGCTCTCCGGAAAGAAGGTGGATGAGGATATCAAGATCATTTTCTCAGGACTTCGGGAAGGTGAAAAGCTGTTTGAGGAATTACTTAATGATTTTGAAATCCTTAAAATCACACATCATCCTAAAATAATGATTGCACAAGTCCCCCCTTCTTCCTATCACAAAATTGATGGACAGATTGAGTTGTTTAATGATTTGGTGACCAAGCAATCTGAAAATGAAGTAGTAGCACACCTGAAAGTAATTGTGCCAGAATTCATTTCAAATTCTTCCAGATTCGAGGTATTGGATAGGTTGAATTGA
- the kdsB gene encoding 3-deoxy-manno-octulosonate cytidylyltransferase produces the protein MKTVQILFTTMFAMMSKTAALIPARYASTRLPIKLVQDLGGKSIIQRTYLSTVDTGVFDEVWVVTDHEEIHQQIEEVGGKVFRSQQEHQSGSDRIAEALGTVDADLIINVQGDEPFQDKQSLEDLVRAFEDESVQVASLKTEISELEAQNPNAVKVVTDAHENALYFSRCPIPYNRESAKVTYWKHVGVYAYRREVLRKFTQLPKSKLESIEMLEQLRLLENGYQIRMVKTLHQAVAIDTKEDLIRARKLV, from the coding sequence TATGATGTCAAAAACTGCTGCACTTATACCAGCCCGATATGCTTCTACCCGTTTACCTATCAAATTGGTTCAAGATCTTGGAGGAAAATCCATTATCCAGAGAACCTACTTGAGTACCGTGGATACTGGGGTCTTTGATGAGGTTTGGGTGGTAACAGATCATGAGGAGATTCATCAACAGATAGAGGAAGTAGGGGGTAAGGTGTTTAGGAGCCAGCAGGAGCATCAAAGTGGTTCGGATAGAATTGCTGAAGCCTTGGGAACTGTAGATGCGGATTTAATTATCAATGTGCAGGGGGATGAGCCTTTTCAGGATAAGCAGTCACTTGAGGATTTGGTCAGGGCATTTGAAGATGAGTCTGTGCAGGTGGCGTCTTTGAAAACGGAGATTTCTGAGCTGGAGGCACAGAACCCTAATGCGGTAAAAGTGGTAACGGATGCGCATGAGAATGCCCTGTACTTTTCCAGATGCCCCATACCCTACAATAGGGAGTCGGCCAAGGTGACCTATTGGAAGCACGTGGGTGTATATGCCTATAGAAGAGAGGTGTTGAGAAAATTCACCCAGTTGCCAAAAAGCAAACTAGAGTCTATAGAAATGCTGGAGCAATTGAGGTTATTGGAAAATGGGTATCAGATCCGGATGGTAAAGACCCTGCATCAGGCAGTTGCCATAGATACCAAGGAGGATTTGATCCGGGCGAGGAAATTGGTGTAA